The following coding sequences lie in one Synechococcales cyanobacterium T60_A2020_003 genomic window:
- the trpD gene encoding anthranilate phosphoribosyltransferase — protein MTTSPLSPAYDWSLLLQQLLDRQSLALHQASDLMQGWLSESIPDVLSGAILAAIQAKGVSASELAGMAKVLQSQSVGQSVDTTNLPSPMIDTCGTGGDGASTFNISTCVAFVAAAAGVAVAKHGNRAASSKVGSADVLEGLGINLGASPEKSHAALREVGITFLFAPGWHPAMKYVAPLRKTLKVRTIFNLLGPLVNPLNPTGQVMGVFDANILHTVAQALQELGRQDAIVLHGRERLDEAGLADATDLAVLSHNEITAVVIQPEELGLTPAPTSALKGGDRQDNVDILKAVLQGGGTQAQHEVVALNAALALKVAGVLDEGDPITVYRQGIAKASDILRSGAAWTKLEELVAFLQ, from the coding sequence ATGACTACCTCTCCACTTTCACCGGCATATGATTGGTCGCTACTGCTGCAACAACTGCTCGATCGCCAATCGTTAGCCCTGCATCAAGCTTCGGACTTAATGCAGGGCTGGTTGAGTGAGAGCATCCCGGATGTGCTGTCGGGGGCAATTCTGGCCGCGATCCAGGCGAAGGGGGTTTCCGCTTCAGAATTGGCGGGTATGGCGAAGGTGCTGCAATCGCAGTCGGTTGGGCAGAGTGTTGATACCACCAATTTGCCCTCGCCCATGATTGATACCTGTGGCACAGGGGGCGATGGCGCATCAACCTTCAACATTTCGACCTGCGTTGCCTTTGTAGCAGCGGCAGCGGGAGTTGCAGTGGCGAAGCACGGGAATCGCGCCGCATCCAGCAAGGTTGGGTCTGCCGATGTGTTAGAGGGCTTGGGGATTAATCTGGGCGCATCCCCCGAAAAATCCCATGCAGCTTTGCGCGAAGTGGGAATTACCTTCCTGTTTGCACCCGGTTGGCATCCGGCCATGAAGTACGTTGCCCCCCTCCGCAAAACGTTGAAGGTGCGAACCATTTTCAACCTGCTGGGGCCGTTGGTGAATCCCCTTAATCCGACGGGGCAGGTGATGGGCGTGTTTGATGCCAACATTTTGCACACCGTTGCCCAAGCCCTGCAAGAACTGGGACGCCAAGATGCGATTGTTCTGCATGGACGGGAGCGCCTAGACGAAGCCGGATTGGCCGATGCAACCGATCTAGCCGTTCTTAGCCACAACGAGATTACCGCTGTCGTGATTCAGCCGGAGGAACTAGGACTCACCCCTGCGCCGACCAGTGCCCTAAAGGGGGGCGATCGCCAAGACAATGTGGATATCCTTAAAGCGGTTCTCCAAGGGGGAGGCACCCAGGCTCAGCATGAGGTCGTCGCGCTAAATGCTGCCCTGGCCCTCAAAGTCGCGGGTGTACTCGACGAGGGAGATCCCATCACGGTGTATCGCCAGGGGATTGCTAAAGCCAGCGATATTTTGCGGAGTGGTGCGGCCTGGACAAAGCTGGAAGAACTGGTGGCCTTTTTGCAATAG